Within the Echinicola sp. 20G genome, the region TAATCTGACCCAGGTGGTGGATATCCTGAATTTTTAAGTTGCCCTGCAATGACCTGCCCCTCAAAATAACCTATATTGGTTTCTATGGGCCTATTGGTTTCTAAGCTGGCGTGCAAAAAACCTGGTGCATTGTTCCCCATCAATAATGAGTTTTTCCGGCCGGGGCCCCACCAAATATTTTCTGTGGAAATCCCCAATGAAAAAGAATGATAATTATACTTGATATTTGACTGTCCCAACAAAAACTCCACATAAGCATAATCGCCATATTTCTCCACTATATCTCCCCTATTCAACCACTCATAATATTCATCCCAAGTGCTTCCCCAGTGCTCCTCGGGAAATCCTTGGAAAGGCAAGTTTTGAGCAGTAACCATCTCAGGTTGAAACTGCAAACTCCACCTACCATATTTCACATAAACACCGGCACTCAACAATACCTGTATCCCCCTGTTGGGAATCAAGGCTCCATTGTTTGCTCCAAAAGCATAATCGGAGTTATACTGTCCCCTAAACATCTCTGGTAACATTTTGAAGCTCCCTTTATCCTTTCCAAAATATTGGGTACCTTCTTCTCCGTAAAGCTCTTTGTAGAGACTTGTACTTTGGGCTTCGCTATCTTTTAGGTCCCCTAAACTTGGTGTCAAAGGTCTGATGTTGAAGGAGAAATTAGGATTAAAATTACCTATAAGCTGCTGACGCCTTAGGTAATCCTGCAAGTAGGGTGCATTTAGATTGGTTGTCTGTGCTTTGAGGTTAACAAGGCTTACAATCCAAAAAAATAATATGATTAGAGATCTTTTGAAAAGAAACATAGGGCTTAGGTTGATCTTCATCGATTTCTTTATTCTACTATAATGACGGCTATTTTTGACAATGACCAGCTTTCATCACATCGATGTGAGGTTTCCAAATAGTTCTGTACAGTTTGATCGCCACAAACCAATGTCATGCTACTGCCTTTGTGCCTGATGATTTTTGAAATGCTGTACTGTGAAGTCCAACCGGCAGAATCCGCATATTTGCACAAGCCCGGCAATTCCACCTCATCAGCACCCGTTCTGGGGTCTTCGTGACTCCCGTAAACATCCGGGTAGGATTGACTCAGGCAAAAAGTAGATACACATGGTTGATTGGAAAAAGTCGCATGGAGAGCTGTTTGGTCATCTAAATTAAAATACCAACTATCGGGCCCACTTACGGCATCTGCATTACCATCCCAAGAGTCATGTAACAACAACTCAATTTCTATTTTCAAGTTCTTATGGGCGGGCAGGTCATGCAAGGTCAAGGCTATTTCCTCATTGCTAAAGTTTCCAAGCACTAGCTTTTCATTAAACTCCCTTAACCTTCCGTTACTGATGTTTTGTAGGTTCTCTTGGGAAAAATCATTTTCATACACCAAAACCTCTCCAAGCTCTGCATTTTGCTGGCAGGCCTGCAGTGCAACTCCAGAGAGGACAAGGGCCAGGGATTTCAATAAAGACTTTAGTTTGAAAATAACCATACGTGTTTGTTCATTAAATTCTGTATTGGTACGCCTTCTTGGCGTGACTATTTAAGTAAGGCAACCTCACCTGACCAACTACAAACAGGTGAGGGTAGCATTTTACACACTCCACCACATATTAGTAAAATGCCATAATTACGCCTTAACCATGAAATTTTAGGTGAGCAGTTTATCTGCTTTTATTTATCAAGCATTTTGATGCTCTCTTCTAAGCAGGTCATTGATGGTTTTTACCGGATTAAAAGTTTCTAGAGGAACTTCCACAAAAAGTGTGTTCCAATCGGCCATGGCTCCATTCCATAGACCTGGCAGTTCCAAAGCCTTCAGAGATTTCCCACTTTTGGACTTCTCACTGATGAGTCCAGTTTCGGGGTCGGAGAAATCAGCTAATTGATAATTCTTTCCATTGGGTCTTTTGATGGAGCAAACCAAATCCACCGGGTTGAAATGCGTGCTTTCGGTCAGCAATGCCTTTTGATACAAAGGGTTAATCTGCGCCTTTTCTACAATTTGAAGTGCCACAGACCCATCTTTGTTTTTGGCCCAAAATGGTCCGCCACCTGGTTCTCCTGTATTTCTCACCATGCCGCAAACCCTAATGGGTCTATCCAGCTTCTCTATCAAATACTTTTTCTTTTCCAAGGCTGAAAGTTGCAAATAGGTGTCAGGAAAAACAACTCCCATTTTATCCTTCAGAAATGTTTCTACAGCTTGTTGACTTCCTACTTGATCAGCCTTCAAATCATTCAACAGGTTAAAAATTTCGGACTGCCTGTGCAGTAATAGGCCACCCATGGCCATTTTGTATTTCTTTGTAATCTCCAAAGACTTTGCTCCCCCTACATTATCTATGTTTTTGATAAAGACTAGGTCAGCATCTATTTCTTGAAGGTTGCTGAGCAAGGCGCCATGCCCGCCTGGGCGGAACAATATACTGCCATCATCATTTAGGAAAGGTTGATTTTCCAAATCTACTGCCAGGGTATCTGTAGAAGGTTTTTGTTGGGAAAAAGTAACCTCAAATCTTACCTTCAGTTTCTTTTCAAGAAGTTCTCTTACCTTTCCTGTTTCCTTAATGAATCCTTCAAGGTGTTCTTTCGAAACCGTAAAATGTAGTCGCACTACTCCTTCCTTTCCGATGCCATATTGGATTCCTTCCATAAAATGTTCATGAACTGGTGTGCGCTCATGGTCCTCATATCGGTGAAACTTTAAAAGCCCTTTTGGCATTTGCCCGTAACCTAATCCTTCTGAGAAAAGGACATGCGAAATGATCAACTTAAAATCCTTTTCCTGCATGGCCAGTTCAACAAAACTTCCTGCTTTTCTCAGGCTGATATCCAAATCACCATAAAACGGAAACTTCTTGATATTTTGGATAAATTCCTCCGCTATGGGATAGGCATTTAGGTATCCATCACTTTCCAAAAATTCAAATAGTTTTTTAAACATCCGGGAGGCTGCACCGCTGGCAGGCACAAATTTCACTACCTTCAAATCCTCTTTAGAGGTGCAGTATAGCTTTGAGAATTCATCAAGTTCCTTTTTGTTAAATTTTAGTATTCCATCATTGACCTGTGCAGGACGCACGATTGGCATAAAAGGGAAGCCTTTCTCAAACCTATTCAATTGCTCGGTTACTTCATCCATGGATTTCCCTTGAAAAGAAATCTTTTCCATTAATTTCTCCATAGTCAATTTATTATGTGTTGTCAGTTAATATTTGTGGTTCTTTGGCCCATGGAATTTGATTGGTACGCTATCCAATGGGAAAAAGTCGCTTCTTCTTGATTGGAGCATTTGTCACATCCTAATCAAGCTTATTGAGGAGAATCAGTCTTTTCACTTTTGATTCTCCTCAGTTTTTGTAGTCTAAAGAGTTTATCAAAACAATCAAGCAGTCCCAATGGTGTAAACCCTAAAACCAATGTCTCTTAATTTCTCTTTGTTCAATATACTTCGGCCGTCAAATACTTGAGCTGGTTTAAGCATATTATCATAAATTTTCTGCCAATCATAATCAACGAACTCGTCCCATTCGGTCAGTACAGCAATGGCATGTGCACCTTTACAAGCTTCGTATGGACATGGTTCCGCATTCATCAACTTCCTATTGTCCACCTTATTTCGAGTATTCAAATAGTCAATATCAGAGTACATTTGCTCTTCCCTAACCTTTGGGTCATACACTGTAATTTTAGCGTCCTCACTTAACAAGTGATCTGCTACATAGATGGCTGCAGACTCCCGGGTATCATTGGTATCCTTTTTAAATGCCCATCCAAGAAACGCTATCTTCTTCCCGCTTACCGTATTGTATAGTGACTTTATGATATTTTTCGCAAACCGGCCTTTTTGGTGATCGTTCATCTTGATGACCTGCTCCCAATAATCAGCCACATCCTTCAACCCGTAAGTTCTACAGATGTAAACCAGGTTAAGGATATCCTTTTGGAAACAAGATCCCCCGAACCCTACCGAGGCTTTCAAGAACTTATTGCCAATTCGGCTATCCGTGCCAATGGCTCTGGACACTTCATTGATATTGGCTTCTGTATTTTCACACAGCTCAGACAAGGCATTTATGGAAGAAACCCTTTGGGCCAAAAAGGCATTGGCAGTCAGCTTTGAAAGCTCCGAAGACCAAACATTGGTGGTGAGAATTTTCTCACGAGGAACCCAAGAATTATATATTTCCACCAAAGCCTCCATGGCTTCCAAACCTTCTTCCGTGGACGTATCGCCACCTATCAAAACGCGGTCAGGTGCCATTAAGTCCTCAATGGCAGTACCTTCCGCAAGGAATTCCGGATTGGATAGAATCTGAAATTTCGTGCCGTTCCCAGTGTTTTCCAAGATGTCACGAATTGCCTCTGCAGTCCTTACAGGTAGCGTTGACTTCTCCACAACAATTTTATCCGATTCAGCTGCAGCTGCAATCTGCCGAGCACATAATTCTATCCACTTTAAATCTGCTGCTTGCCCCTTTCCTTCACCATAAGTTTTGGTTGGAGTATTTACAGAAATGAAGATCATATCCGCCTCTTGGATGGCTCCTTCTACATTGGTACAAAAACGCAGATTCCTTCCTCTGGCCTCTGCCACCACCTTATCTAATCCAGGTTCATAAACGGGAAGATTGTTCAAATCCTCATCATTCCATGCTTTGATCCTGGCTTCATTGATGTCCACTACAGTTACATAAACATCCGGACATTTTTGGGCTATAACAGCCATGGTCGGGCCACCCACGTACCCCGCACCAATGCAGCAAATTTTCTTAATTTTCATGTGATTAAATTAAATTGTTGGTTCAAAAACTTTTCTTTAAACAATAGCGCTATAAAAACTTCAGGAAATTCCTGAGGGTATCTGGGTTATTGTAGGTTATAGGGATTATTTAACTACTTATTAATACTTATGAAGGTATCTTTATCGTCAATTCATTGTATCAACCATAAACTGACTACCAATCCTTTAGGGGAATGGATTCCAATTTTTCAGTATAAAGTGCTTGCTGTGGGACCAAAAAGACTTGAATTGCAGCTGATTGATTCTTGGGGATTTCAAGTTCAAAATAGACAATCTTAATATTCTTTTTTACTGTCCCATGAGGACTCTTCAAGTGTGCAGGAATTACTTTTACAGCCACCTTTTCTGGGGATGCCACCTTTAGCTTGAGCTTTTTGCCATTTTGGGTCAACATGGCTCCTTCACTAATGATATCTACGTCTGCGGTAGTGACCATTTGCCACGTGACCACAAGAGATCGCGGCGAATCGCTGATTTCATCCCTAATAATTACATAAGCTTCTTCCTTTATACCCACTCCCCTTACGACCTGCCGATCCCTTCTTAAAAATATGTTTGATAAATCACCAATAGCAAACTGGAAATGATCTTGATCCCCACTTCTTAAAAGAGTCGTTTCTCCCTTCACATCCATTAAATCCCTGTCCATGGTTAAGGTGCTGTGACCAAAATTATTGGTGCATAGAAGCTGCCATCTGCCACCGTCTTGACGGTTATCCCAAATCTTCACACCTTTAAACACATTGGCATGGTAATTTTGCATGGGCATGTCTATCGCCCAGCGCTCACCCAAAGCTTCCATGACAAATGACCCCATGTCCAAGTGACTGTGGTGCTCACGAGGGTTTCCAAGCTTAAATCCCAAATAAATTGCTTCTTTTTCATCCCAAGAAGATCGCATTACCGCCATTGAGTTTTCACCTCTACCTAGCCACATTTTGTTTTGAGGCTTTGGTATCTCATTTATGCGTTGTGAGGCTCCCATCAGTAGTGTCACTGGAAGAAGTCTGTATTTGGAAAGTCCATTAAATTGTCCATTTTGGATCAACTGTTTTTCGTTCCACAACAAACTGTAATCTGAAGTCTTATTGGCTATCCAAAAAATGGCGGGGTTTAAACTGGAAACGTTAAAAACATCGCTCCAATTAAATGCATGGCCAGATGGACCAATCATGTTCAAATAAAATAGACCAGACTTGAGTAGACAAGAATTTAGTATATCGTCAATATTCAACCCTAAACTTTCCAGCACACTGTACATCATGGCACTATAGGAGGTACCATATATCCAATACATATAGCCTTCAGGGTAAACGCCATCTGGACAATACTCACCCAAGGCATTTTGACTTAATGCCAAAGCCCTTTGAACGGTTTTCTTTGCTTCTTCAGGATACTTTTCAAAAATAGCCACTGCTCCGATACACAAAGCAGCATTGATTACTTGACTCCAATTGTTATGTAGCTTTTCAAAACCATTGTATCGTTCGTCATAAGAAGCTTGGATTCCTTTTTGATATATACTCTCCACCAGTCTATCCTTTTCTGAAGCTGTAAGATCATGGTAAAACCAATCGTAGCCAATGGCAGCTGCCATGGTCATTTCAGCCATATCCAAGCTGATTTTCGGATTCCAATTTTTCAGCCTGCAAATATTCATCAATTCCGCTACAGCCTTCTTTTTAAATTTCATATCGCCCATTACTCTATAGGCATAACCAAGAAATAAGATTCTTCGCAGCACCTCCCTCGAATTATTGACTATGGTACCATCTGATTTAATTATATCAGGTTCCTTTTCATTTATTATATTTTCCGCTTCAGAAATCACTAAAGCATGCAAGGAATTCCAATATTTATCTGTATTTAAAGTAGTTTTAAGTAATTCGACTTCACGATCTTTAAGTAATATCCTTGGATGGGGATTATCGGAAAAATTCACTTCTTCCAGCGTTTGACAATGGACTTCTGCTAAGGTTACCATATGAGCTATCCCCAATATGGCCAGTAAACACCTATAAATAGAACCTGAGGATGAAATGGATTGGCCGAAACTCAAAGACCTCTAATTATTTGTTCATCGATAACCTGGAGTCAAGCAGGTTATTGGTAATCATATCTGAAAATAGTTTTCCTCCTTCTGGATTGAGGTGATCTTCATCTGAAAAAAGGTCGTTCCTCTTCATAAAGACCTTTTGAAAATCCAGAATTCGACAATCATGGGCTTCCATCACACTGTCTGCACCAAAATTCGCAGTATCCATAGCTCTGATATATGCAGAAGTTAAAGGGTATTTAATACCAAAAACCTTGACTCCTTTGGCCTCACACCTTTCTATCATCCTAGACAAGTCATCCGAAAGCACTGCTGACTTTCTCAGGTTTTCGAAATGTATCCTTACTCTTCTTTCTCCTCTGGCTAATTTATCCTCTTTCTCTTCCCAACTCTTCCGCACCAAATTCTTCTTCAAAAAAGATTTTAATCGAGCCAAAAAGATATCCCTGTTTTTTGGACTAACAAGAGAAAAGTACCTTTTCACATACTTGTGATATGCATAATCTATAAAATTATAGTCAGTTTCATAGGCATTCACATAATTTATAGAGGCCTCTAAGTTATTAAGGTTTTCCCTGTAATTGGAAAGCAAGTGGTTGTCAGCAGAGATAATTACATATTCCAGATCATGATGATCTAAATAAAACTGCAGCTTATTATCCATGTCTTCATAGGAATCGCTTCCCCATGAAACATTCACGATTCCTTTATCACTAAGATTCTGTTTTAAGGGCAAGCCATGAGAGTCAGCCAAAATTATTCCTTTGATATTTTGGTCTTTTGATTCTCGAATCATCTTGGTGTAAGGTTCA harbors:
- a CDS encoding DUF4301 family protein, whose protein sequence is MEKLMEKISFQGKSMDEVTEQLNRFEKGFPFMPIVRPAQVNDGILKFNKKELDEFSKLYCTSKEDLKVVKFVPASGAASRMFKKLFEFLESDGYLNAYPIAEEFIQNIKKFPFYGDLDISLRKAGSFVELAMQEKDFKLIISHVLFSEGLGYGQMPKGLLKFHRYEDHERTPVHEHFMEGIQYGIGKEGVVRLHFTVSKEHLEGFIKETGKVRELLEKKLKVRFEVTFSQQKPSTDTLAVDLENQPFLNDDGSILFRPGGHGALLSNLQEIDADLVFIKNIDNVGGAKSLEITKKYKMAMGGLLLHRQSEIFNLLNDLKADQVGSQQAVETFLKDKMGVVFPDTYLQLSALEKKKYLIEKLDRPIRVCGMVRNTGEPGGGPFWAKNKDGSVALQIVEKAQINPLYQKALLTESTHFNPVDLVCSIKRPNGKNYQLADFSDPETGLISEKSKSGKSLKALELPGLWNGAMADWNTLFVEVPLETFNPVKTINDLLRREHQNA
- a CDS encoding UDP-glucose 6-dehydrogenase; translation: MKIKKICCIGAGYVGGPTMAVIAQKCPDVYVTVVDINEARIKAWNDEDLNNLPVYEPGLDKVVAEARGRNLRFCTNVEGAIQEADMIFISVNTPTKTYGEGKGQAADLKWIELCARQIAAAAESDKIVVEKSTLPVRTAEAIRDILENTGNGTKFQILSNPEFLAEGTAIEDLMAPDRVLIGGDTSTEEGLEAMEALVEIYNSWVPREKILTTNVWSSELSKLTANAFLAQRVSSINALSELCENTEANINEVSRAIGTDSRIGNKFLKASVGFGGSCFQKDILNLVYICRTYGLKDVADYWEQVIKMNDHQKGRFAKNIIKSLYNTVSGKKIAFLGWAFKKDTNDTRESAAIYVADHLLSEDAKITVYDPKVREEQMYSDIDYLNTRNKVDNRKLMNAEPCPYEACKGAHAIAVLTEWDEFVDYDWQKIYDNMLKPAQVFDGRSILNKEKLRDIGFRVYTIGTA
- a CDS encoding DUF4962 domain-containing protein, which codes for MSFGQSISSSGSIYRCLLAILGIAHMVTLAEVHCQTLEEVNFSDNPHPRILLKDREVELLKTTLNTDKYWNSLHALVISEAENIINEKEPDIIKSDGTIVNNSREVLRRILFLGYAYRVMGDMKFKKKAVAELMNICRLKNWNPKISLDMAEMTMAAAIGYDWFYHDLTASEKDRLVESIYQKGIQASYDERYNGFEKLHNNWSQVINAALCIGAVAIFEKYPEEAKKTVQRALALSQNALGEYCPDGVYPEGYMYWIYGTSYSAMMYSVLESLGLNIDDILNSCLLKSGLFYLNMIGPSGHAFNWSDVFNVSSLNPAIFWIANKTSDYSLLWNEKQLIQNGQFNGLSKYRLLPVTLLMGASQRINEIPKPQNKMWLGRGENSMAVMRSSWDEKEAIYLGFKLGNPREHHSHLDMGSFVMEALGERWAIDMPMQNYHANVFKGVKIWDNRQDGGRWQLLCTNNFGHSTLTMDRDLMDVKGETTLLRSGDQDHFQFAIGDLSNIFLRRDRQVVRGVGIKEEAYVIIRDEISDSPRSLVVTWQMVTTADVDIISEGAMLTQNGKKLKLKVASPEKVAVKVIPAHLKSPHGTVKKNIKIVYFELEIPKNQSAAIQVFLVPQQALYTEKLESIPLKDW